The candidate division KSB1 bacterium genome contains a region encoding:
- a CDS encoding DUF5706 domain-containing protein, which produces MKSKNVNRATDNLFRIVMNNHLQLSALADHKASMIITVCAIIIGLIVQYFVDPQLQYTALTMALTCLLTILFAVYSTLPKYEGKREGAMKAKNPNFNVIFFGDFTHLEYPDFERELEKVINDNDLIYESLAKDLYALGRVLHDKKYRFIRYSYLTFMIGLVASGIVLAFTLTSAPQPVQP; this is translated from the coding sequence ATGAAAAGCAAAAACGTTAATCGCGCCACCGACAATCTGTTTCGCATCGTGATGAACAATCATTTGCAGCTCAGCGCGCTGGCCGATCATAAGGCCAGCATGATCATCACGGTATGCGCGATCATCATCGGCTTGATCGTGCAATATTTTGTCGATCCGCAATTGCAATACACGGCGTTGACGATGGCCTTGACCTGTTTGCTGACGATTCTGTTCGCCGTGTATTCGACGCTGCCGAAATATGAAGGCAAACGCGAAGGCGCAATGAAAGCGAAAAATCCCAATTTCAACGTCATCTTTTTCGGCGACTTCACGCATCTCGAATATCCCGATTTTGAGCGCGAATTGGAGAAGGTGATCAACGACAACGATCTGATTTATGAATCGTTGGCCAAAGACCTCTACGCCCTCGGCCGGGTTTTGCACGACAAGAAGTATCGTTTCATTCGCTATTCGTATCTGACTTTCATGATCGGCCTGGTCGCCAGCGGCATCGTGCTGGCGTTCACGCTGACTTCGGCGCCTCAGCCTGTTCAGCCATGA
- a CDS encoding amino acid ABC transporter ATP-binding protein, producing MPTHRERENAVVEKNNAVVAVSGLHKSFHGHHVLKGVDLQIAPQELTVLIGPSGCGKSTFLRCLNCLEIFDEGKISISGIHLERSSHKPLDSQFHAKVRELRTSVGMVFQSFNLFPHLTALQNVMKAPMVVKGAPQEQAEATARQLLEKVGLGTHVHHYPSQLSGGQQQRAAIARALAMAPKVMLYDEPTSALDPGLVDEVLLVMQKLNDEGMTQIVVTHEMRFARDVADKIVYFESGQVVEVAPPEEMFSSPKDERTRKFLKRFL from the coding sequence TTGCCAACTCATCGTGAGAGAGAAAACGCGGTGGTAGAAAAAAACAACGCGGTCGTTGCCGTGAGCGGCCTGCACAAATCCTTTCACGGCCATCACGTGCTCAAAGGCGTCGATTTGCAAATTGCGCCGCAGGAGCTGACGGTGCTGATCGGGCCCTCCGGCTGCGGCAAATCGACTTTTCTGCGCTGCCTGAATTGTCTTGAAATTTTCGATGAGGGGAAAATCTCCATCAGCGGCATTCATTTGGAGCGGTCTTCGCACAAGCCGCTCGACAGCCAGTTTCACGCCAAAGTGCGGGAGTTGCGGACGAGCGTCGGCATGGTTTTCCAAAGCTTCAATCTCTTTCCGCATTTGACGGCGCTGCAGAACGTGATGAAAGCGCCGATGGTCGTCAAGGGCGCGCCCCAAGAACAAGCCGAAGCCACCGCGCGGCAGTTGTTAGAGAAAGTCGGTCTGGGGACCCACGTACATCATTACCCCTCTCAACTTTCCGGCGGCCAGCAGCAACGGGCGGCGATTGCCCGCGCGCTCGCCATGGCCCCGAAAGTGATGCTCTACGATGAGCCGACTTCGGCGCTCGATCCGGGGCTGGTCGACGAGGTTTTGCTGGTCATGCAAAAACTGAATGATGAAGGCATGACGCAGATCGTCGTGACGCACGAAATGCGCTTCGCCCGCGACGTGGCGGATAAAATCGTTTACTTCGAGAGCGGCCAGGTCGTCGAAGTCGCGCCGCCGGAGGAAATGTTTTCCTCGCCAAAAGATGAGCGCACGAGAAAATTCTTAAAACGTTTTTTATAA
- a CDS encoding carboxymuconolactone decarboxylase family protein has product MESKITKTRQYRLDMNEKILNSGFKDFQKFFALDNKAYLDGSIPVKYKEMMGLVGSMVLRCNDCIFYHLDRCVTEGATRDELHEAMNIALIVGGSIVIPHLRYAFEMLDQLFAEQK; this is encoded by the coding sequence ATGGAATCCAAAATCACCAAAACCCGCCAGTACCGCCTCGACATGAACGAAAAAATCCTGAACAGCGGTTTCAAGGATTTTCAAAAATTTTTTGCGCTGGACAACAAGGCATATCTCGACGGCAGCATTCCGGTCAAATACAAGGAGATGATGGGACTCGTCGGCAGCATGGTGCTGCGCTGTAACGATTGCATCTTTTATCATCTTGACCGCTGTGTGACCGAGGGCGCGACGCGCGATGAGCTGCACGAGGCGATGAACATCGCGCTGATCGTCGGCGGCTCGATCGTCATTCCACATTTGCGCTATGCTTTTGAAATGCTCGATCAACTGTTTGCCGAGCAAAAATAA